The following proteins are co-located in the Planococcus plakortidis genome:
- the ybeY gene encoding rRNA maturation RNase YbeY, whose translation MLTIDFIDETEQLDGKAMAFVEKLLEHAAQHEKTGEAEVSVTFMDDESIRAINRDYRDKDQPTDVISFSMEEQGEDEVAIIGETGPRLLGDIIISVERTKLQAEEYGHSFERELGFLAVHGFLHLLGYDHMNEQEEKEMFAKQEEILASLGVTRDAHEAE comes from the coding sequence ATGCTGACAATCGATTTCATAGATGAAACGGAACAATTGGACGGCAAGGCGATGGCCTTTGTGGAAAAGCTTTTGGAGCATGCGGCACAGCATGAAAAAACGGGAGAGGCGGAAGTATCCGTCACCTTCATGGACGATGAATCGATCCGCGCGATCAACCGGGATTACCGCGATAAGGACCAGCCGACGGACGTCATCTCCTTCTCGATGGAAGAGCAAGGGGAAGATGAAGTAGCCATCATCGGTGAAACGGGACCGCGCCTGCTCGGGGATATCATCATCTCGGTGGAACGCACGAAACTCCAGGCGGAAGAATATGGGCACAGCTTCGAGCGGGAACTTGGCTTCCTGGCAGTGCATGGCTTCTTGCATTTACTCGGCTATGACCACATGAACGAGCAGGAGGAGAAGGAAATGTTTGCTAAACAGGAAGAGATTCTTGCTTCCCTGGGCGTTACGCGTGATGCGCATGAAGCTGAGTAG